One part of the Eptesicus fuscus isolate TK198812 chromosome 20, DD_ASM_mEF_20220401, whole genome shotgun sequence genome encodes these proteins:
- the PHB1 gene encoding prohibitin 1, whose translation MAAKLFESIGKFGLALAVAGGVVNSALYNVDAGHRAVIFDRFRGVQDIVVGEGTHFLIPWVQKPIIFDCRSRPRNVPVITGSKDLQNVNITLRILFRPVASQLPRIFTSIGEDYDERVLPSITTEILKSVVARFDAGELITQRELVSRQVSDDLTERAATFGLILDDVSLTHLTFGKEFTEAVEAKQVAQQEAERARFVVEKAEQQKKAAIISAEGDSKAAELIANSLATAGDGLIELRKLEAAEDIAYQLSRSRNITYLPAGQSVLLQLPQ comes from the exons ATGGCTGCCAAGCTGTTTGAATCCATTGGCAAGTTTGGCCTGGCCTTGGCCGTTGCGGGAGGCGTGGTGAACTCGGCCTTGTATAACG TGGATGCTGGGCACAGAGCTGTCATCTTCGACCGGTTCCGTGGCGTGCAGGACAtcgtggtgggggaggggactcaCTTCCTCATCCCCTGGGTACAGAAACCCATCATCTTCGACTGCCGCTCGCGACCCCGTAACGTGCCAGTCATCACGGGTAGCAAAG ATTTACAGAATGTCAACATCACCCTGCGTATCCTCTTCCGCCCGGTCGCTAGCCAGCTCCCCCGCATCTTCACCAGCATCGGAGAGGACTATGACGAGCGCGTGCTGCCGTCCATCACCACAGAGATCCTCAAGTCGGTGGTG GCTCGCTTTGACGCTGGAGAACTCATCACCCAGAGAGAGCTGGTGTCCAGGCAGGTGAGCGACGACCTGACGGAGCGAGCCGCGACCTTCGGCCTCATCCTGGATGACGTGTCCTTG aCGCATCTGACCTTCGGGAAGGAGTTCACAGAAGCAGTAGAAGCCAAACAGGTGGCCCAGCAGGAAGCGGAAAGGGCCAGATTTGTGGTGGAAAAG GCCGAGCAGCAGAAGAAGGCAGCCATCATCTCTGCGGAGGGCGATTCCAAAGCCGCCGAGCTGATCGCAAACTCGCTCGCTACCGCGGGCGACGGCCTGATCGAGCTGCGCAAGCTGGAAGCCGCAGAGGACATCGCCTACCAGCTCTCCCGCTCTCGGAACATCACCTACCTGCCGGCCGGGCAGTCGGTGCTCCTGCAGCTTCCCCAGTGA